A part of Olleya sp. Bg11-27 genomic DNA contains:
- a CDS encoding RNA-binding S4 domain-containing protein, whose amino-acid sequence MRIDKYLWCVRYYKTRNIATIACKKGHIKINEQVVKPSRDVYPTDTIQLRKDQINYTLTVLDIPPNRVGAKLVDMYRVDKTPKSAFEAQELLKLAKDYYRKKGVGRPTKKDRRDLDNLNIENEQ is encoded by the coding sequence ATGCGAATAGATAAATATTTGTGGTGTGTTAGATATTACAAAACCAGAAACATTGCGACCATTGCTTGTAAAAAAGGTCACATTAAGATAAATGAACAAGTGGTTAAGCCTAGCAGAGATGTTTATCCAACAGACACTATACAACTAAGAAAAGATCAAATTAATTATACATTAACCGTTTTGGACATACCTCCTAACCGTGTTGGAGCCAAATTAGTAGACATGTATAGAGTAGATAAAACCCCTAAATCGGCTTTTGAAGCACAGGAATTGCTTAAATTAGCTAAAGACTATTACCGAAAAAAAGGTGTCGGAAGGCCTACAAAAAAAGACAGAAGAGATTTAGATAATTTAAATATTGAAAATGAGCAATAA
- a CDS encoding shikimate kinase has protein sequence MNLILVGYMASGKSTIGVKTAKLLDFNFIDLDAYIEKKENLSVSDIFKTKGELHFRKLEQLYLKEITAKVDKTIISLGGGTPCFYDTMTWLNALENVKTIYLKTSLDILTDRLYKDRTRPLIAHLESKEALKDFIAKHIFERSYFYNQANLVVESSISVKETINTIVSQLV, from the coding sequence ATGAATTTAATTTTAGTTGGATATATGGCTTCTGGAAAATCAACAATCGGTGTAAAAACAGCGAAATTGTTAGATTTTAATTTTATAGATTTAGATGCGTATATAGAAAAAAAAGAAAATTTAAGTGTTTCTGATATTTTTAAAACCAAAGGAGAATTACATTTTAGAAAATTAGAACAGTTATATCTTAAAGAAATAACTGCTAAAGTTGATAAAACAATTATTTCTTTAGGAGGAGGTACACCTTGTTTTTATGATACAATGACTTGGTTGAATGCATTAGAAAATGTTAAAACTATTTATCTAAAAACGAGTTTAGATATTTTGACAGATCGGCTTTATAAAGATCGTACAAGACCCTTAATAGCACATTTAGAGAGCAAAGAGGCTTTAAAAGACTTTATTGCTAAGCATATCTTTGAGCGTTCATATTTTTATAACCAAGCTAATTTGGTTGTAGAGTCTTCTATTTCTGTAAAAGAGACTATAAACACCATAGTCTCTCAATTAGTTTAA
- a CDS encoding phosphoribosyltransferase family protein: MSELKDIILDSNAINNKLRRIAFQIYEANINEENIILAGIDANGYILAKKLKTILSKISPITPILCKITIDKKNPILPIKTSVKPEDYKNKSIVLIDDVLNSGTTLIYCVKHFLNVPLKQFKTAVLVNRNHKKFPVKADYKGISLSTSLHEHVQVDLEGKDWKAYLN, translated from the coding sequence ATGAGTGAATTAAAAGATATAATTCTAGACAGCAATGCAATTAATAATAAATTAAGACGAATAGCATTTCAAATATACGAGGCCAATATCAATGAGGAAAATATTATACTTGCCGGAATTGATGCCAATGGATATATTCTTGCCAAAAAATTAAAAACTATTTTATCCAAAATATCACCAATAACGCCTATACTTTGCAAAATAACAATTGACAAAAAAAATCCAATATTGCCAATTAAAACATCTGTCAAGCCAGAAGACTACAAGAATAAGTCCATCGTTTTGATTGATGATGTTCTTAATTCTGGAACTACCTTAATATATTGTGTAAAACACTTTTTAAATGTGCCTTTAAAGCAATTTAAAACGGCTGTATTAGTAAATAGAAACCATAAAAAATTCCCTGTTAAAGCTGATTACAAAGGCATTTCTCTATCTACTTCCTTACATGAGCATGTCCAAGTAGATTTAGAAGGAAAAGACTGGAAAGCCTATTTAAACTAA
- a CDS encoding FKBP-type peptidyl-prolyl cis-trans isomerase, translated as MKLRKITFALLSIFMLTVACNSDDDDITTFVERDRQEVYDENIAEIEEYLNTHTYNYEDFDFANPYSLANDEFEIVFDTISAANGNLSAISLMDSPQLTSKIVTNGDLDDIDYMLYYLNLRDGLGDTVHPLDAVGVTYEGTLLDGTVFDGAEVVNSPFDLTAAGTGFGVITGFREALIEFKTRDNYSENGDGTISNHNFGIGAAFIPSGIAYFSSSTTLIPSYYPLIFKFGMLTRINTDYDGDSIPSYLEDLDGDGEGDDEDTDDDSFANFVDSDDDNDGVSTTDEINKNVYVIDTTVGETEPVYAANEYETSRNVVSGVITIKTITLVDSDSNGTPDYLESNISINYDN; from the coding sequence ATGAAATTAAGAAAAATTACTTTCGCACTTTTATCAATATTTATGCTAACTGTAGCATGTAACTCTGATGATGATGATATAACGACTTTTGTCGAAAGAGATAGACAAGAAGTTTATGATGAGAATATTGCTGAAATAGAAGAATATCTTAATACGCATACATACAACTATGAAGATTTTGATTTTGCAAACCCTTACTCTTTGGCAAATGATGAATTTGAAATAGTATTTGATACAATAAGTGCTGCAAATGGGAACTTGAGCGCGATTTCACTTATGGATAGTCCACAGTTAACAAGTAAAATTGTTACTAATGGAGATTTAGATGATATTGACTATATGCTTTATTATTTAAATTTAAGAGATGGTTTAGGTGATACTGTTCATCCTTTAGATGCTGTGGGAGTGACTTATGAAGGTACACTTCTTGATGGAACTGTATTTGATGGTGCAGAGGTCGTTAATAGTCCATTTGATTTAACAGCAGCGGGAACTGGTTTTGGTGTTATTACTGGATTTAGAGAAGCATTAATTGAATTTAAAACACGAGATAATTATAGTGAAAATGGCGATGGTACAATTTCAAATCATAATTTCGGTATTGGTGCGGCATTTATACCATCAGGTATTGCTTATTTTTCTAGTTCAACGACATTGATTCCAAGTTATTATCCATTAATTTTTAAGTTTGGAATGTTAACCAGAATTAATACAGATTATGATGGTGACTCAATCCCATCTTATCTTGAGGATTTAGATGGGGATGGAGAAGGTGATGATGAAGATACGGATGATGATAGTTTTGCAAACTTTGTTGACAGTGACGATGATAATGATGGTGTATCTACTACAGATGAGATTAATAAAAATGTTTATGTGATTGATACTACTGTTGGTGAGACTGAGCCTGTTTATGCAGCTAATGAATATGAAACGTCTAGAAATGTGGTTTCAGGTGTGATTACAATTAAAACTATAACATTAGTAGATTCAGATAGTAATGGTACACCAGATTATTTGGAAAGTAATATTTCAATAAATTATGATAATTAA